A genomic stretch from Capricornis sumatraensis isolate serow.1 chromosome 4, serow.2, whole genome shotgun sequence includes:
- the LOC138079282 gene encoding ribosomal protein eL22-like: MAPKKDKKPKKSTWKFSLDLTHPVEDGIFDSGNFEQFLREKVKVNGKTGNLGDVVHIERFKNKIIVVSEKQCSKSYLKYLTMKYLKKNNLRDWLRVVASDKETYELCYFQISQDGDESESED, translated from the coding sequence ATGGCACCGAAGAAAGACAAGAAGCCTAAGAAGTCAACCTGGAAGTTTAGTTTGGATCTTACTCATCCAGTAGAAGATGGAATTTTTGATTCTGGAAATTTTGAACAATTTCTGCGGGAAAAGGTTAAAGTGAATGGAAAAACTGGAAATCTTGGGGATGTTGTTCACATTGAACGCTTCAAGAATAAAATCATAGTCGTTTCTGAGAAACAGTGCTCTAAAAGCTATTTGAAGTACCTTACCATGAAATACCTTAAAAAGAACAATCTTCGTGATTGGCTTCGTGTGGTTGCATCTGACAAGGAGACTTACGAGCTTTGTTACTTCCAGATTAGTCAAGATGGAGATGAATCTGAGTCTGAAGACTAG